The nucleotide window CAGCCCTCAGCGTCACCGCGGCCGCCGCGGACACCAAGTACGCCCTCACCGGCGAGAACACGAAGGTCACGTTCGTCGGCAAGAAGCCGGACGGCAAGCACACCGGCGGTTTCGGCAAGGTGTCGGGCACCGCAACGGTTACCGACGGCGACCCGAGCAAGCTGGCCGTGACCGTGGACATCGAAACGGAGTCACTCTACTCCGACGACGCGAAGCTCACCGGGCACCTCCGGAACGCCGACTTCTTCGACGTGAAGAACCAGCCGAAGGCCACGTTCAAGTCGACCAAGGTTGAAAAGACCGCGGCCGGCTACACCGTGACCGGCGACCTCACCCTGCTCGGCAAGACGAAGCCGGTGAGCTTCCCGGCCACCATCACCGAGAAGGACGGCAAGTTGGAGGTGAGCGCGGAGTTCGCCATCGACCGCACCCAGTGGGGCATGAACTACGGCAAGGGCAAGATCGACGACAAGGTCGACCTGGGCATCAAGGTCGAAGCCAAGAAGTGACCCGGTTCGCCGCCGGGCGCCGTTTTGTGAAACGGCGCCCGACGTGACGGCGATCGGTCCGTGCGCCTCAAGCGCAACCCTTACAGTACGCACACAGTCTCTCAACAACTCGACGCCGCACCACACGAAATAGCAGGCAACACCCCGCGCGCCACCAACGGTGGCAGCACTCGGGCGCCGCGCGCCCGGGCACCTAAACATCAACACGACCTATGCCCCCGCCCCCACCGATCAAAGACGTTCTCGACGCGATGTCACTCTGCGTACTGCCGTGCGCCGGTGCGGCGGCGGTCGTGATGTGCGCGTTCCTGGTTGTGGGACGGTGGCGGGCGGCCGCGCTCGGCTCGGCGGTCGCGGTGGTGTTCGCCTTTATGGGCGGGAACTTCACGCTCGCGAATCTCAACACCGAGCAGCCGGCGCCGACCTGGGAGAACACGTCGCGCCTTCTGCCCTGGCAGCCGGGTGCGGAGGCGCCGGGCTACCAGTGGCTCGCACGGGCCGCACTTGTGCTCGTCGTGACCGGCTTGCTCACACGCTGGCTCGGGCTGGCGCTGGGGCGTGTGCTACCGGAGCGGGTGTGGTGGCTCGCGAACGTGGCGGTGTGGTGGCCCCGGCTGTGGGCCATCGGCATCGTCAGCGGGTGGCTCGTACTCGGCAACGCCGCAGCGGACCCGCAGTGGGCCGGGTTACGGTGGCAGCTCGCCGGCGCCGCGGCGCTCGTGTGGCTGGTCCTCGACGGGGTCGCCCGCGGCGGCGCGAGCGGCGAACTCTCCGCTCAACTCGCGGCGGTGTTCTTCGCGGGCTCGGCGGTGCTGCTGTATTCGCACAACGCGAAGTTCATGGAACTGGCGGTGATACTTGGTTCCGCGATGTTCGGAATCGCGGCGGCAGTGCTCACGAGACAACACCTCGACGACGCGCCGAAGGCGCTGGCGAGCGGCGCGGTCCCCGCGGCGGCGCTCTTCCTGCCCGGGCTGCTGCTCGGTACGCGACCGTCGCACGCGGAGAACAAAGTGCCCGACCTGTCGTTCTGGCTCATCGCGCTCGCGCCGCTGGTGCTCGCGCCGTTCCTGATTCCGCGGGTGAGCCGCCAGAACCGGTGGGTGCTGATCGTCCTGCGGACGCTGCTGATTCTCGCACCGCTCGTGATCGCGGTCGTACTCGCCGGGCAGCACGAAAAGTTCCCATACGAGGAAGAGCCGGAGTGGTAACCGGCCCTCCCCCTTCCGGAACTGGGCTTATGCAACGTCCTTCGTGAACGGCTTCGGCTTCTCCACGATCTGAATCGGGCGCCCGGTCGGGGTCTCGTTCTTCTTCGTGTGATCGATGCCGAGCA belongs to Gemmata obscuriglobus and includes:
- a CDS encoding YceI family protein: MPKSLVAVALLAALSVTAAAADTKYALTGENTKVTFVGKKPDGKHTGGFGKVSGTATVTDGDPSKLAVTVDIETESLYSDDAKLTGHLRNADFFDVKNQPKATFKSTKVEKTAAGYTVTGDLTLLGKTKPVSFPATITEKDGKLEVSAEFAIDRTQWGMNYGKGKIDDKVDLGIKVEAKK